Genomic DNA from Peribacillus simplex NBRC 15720 = DSM 1321:
ATTCAATACAACATTACACGCAACTTTAAGGGCTTCTACAGGAAACAGCTCTGGAGCTGGAAGTCCTCCCGCAAAAGAAATGACTTCTGGTCTTTCTGTTACTTTTAATATCTCACGGGTCTCAGAAGATGTAACTAGACGAGCTCTCTCAGCAAACTTATTTTCCATTTGTAAACATTCCTTCCTTTAAAATTTCAATTTCTTTACCTACCCACTTCTGATTTTAATTGAATATTCAGATTTTTTTACAAAGGGCAATGATAAGCCTATGACACCAAATTTAATATTTTCTTTCATCCCCCAACTAGGTTTGAATTATCATAACACGCAAAAAAAAATCCATACAATATTATAATTGTATGGCAAACAATATTTATTTTATATTTCAATTATTTTTCTAAGTATAATAAGAGCTTTTTCAAGTTCCTCTCTCGTTTCTGGAGCACAAATCCCAACACGTACGGCATTTGCTGGTGCGACATTACCTACCGCAAATCGCCCTCCACTATATACCTGTACACCTTGTTCTGCAGCTAGTTGTTCAAATTGGTCACCTGTATACTGATGCGGCAGATGTAACCAATGAAAAATCCCTGTTTCTTCACCTAAACAGTTCTCTTTACCTAAATATTGATTGACCAACTGATTGCGAGCTTTTGTTTCCTCTTTATGAAATGCAACAATGTTTTCAAACTGATTCGATACAATTACTCGTGATGCTAACTCTGCAAGTAGTGGCGATACGGAAATATTTAAATTATAAAGAGCTTTTCGAGTAGAATCCAGGTATTTTAAAGGAACTGCCACATAAGCGAGACGGAGTCCAGGTGCCATCGATTTCGATAAACTCGCTATATAAATCGTATGCTCAGGGGCATATGTCGCTACAGCCGGCAACACTTTTTCTTGGATTAAATGATACGCTCCATCTTCAATAATAAATAAATTATACTTTACAGCAATCTCAGCAATAGCCTTACGAGTTTCAACGCTCATCGTATAAGTCATCGGATTCTGATAATCTGGAATAATATATAATCCTTTAATATTTTCATTTTTACATGCATAAAGAAGTGCTTCCGGACTCATTTCATCAGATTCTGAACGAATCGGTACAAGCTGAATCCCCAGCATCGCGGCTGCTGTCTTTAAGCCTGGATATGTATGGTGATCTACACCAATTCGATCTCCATGCTGACAAAGGCTTGCAAGTGTTGCTGTGATGGCGTTTTGCCCGCCATTAGCAAGTAAGATATGTTCTCTAGTCGTTTCAAAACCGGCAAATTTCAATAATTTGACGCCTGCATCT
This window encodes:
- a CDS encoding PLP-dependent aminotransferase family protein produces the protein MPINSFEDYPMTWKPTINREDRPIYQALAKQLEYDIIEGRLVPGTKLPPQRELADYLEVNLSTISKAFKVSELKGLVSATIGSGTYVSYDAISNAYLLAEEKPKHLIEMGAILPDRVSYGPLFDLLQSMLQESDCVRWFGYSRPGDSIWQKDAGVKLLKFAGFETTREHILLANGGQNAITATLASLCQHGDRIGVDHHTYPGLKTAAAMLGIQLVPIRSESDEMSPEALLYACKNENIKGLYIIPDYQNPMTYTMSVETRKAIAEIAVKYNLFIIEDGAYHLIQEKVLPAVATYAPEHTIYIASLSKSMAPGLRLAYVAVPLKYLDSTRKALYNLNISVSPLLAELASRVIVSNQFENIVAFHKEETKARNQLVNQYLGKENCLGEETGIFHWLHLPHQYTGDQFEQLAAEQGVQVYSGGRFAVGNVAPANAVRVGICAPETREELEKALIILRKIIEI